In the Populus nigra chromosome 2, ddPopNigr1.1, whole genome shotgun sequence genome, CGGTTTTTTTATTCTGGACGTTCATCATGCCCTTTAAAAGCACATGCTTGAAATGTGAGCCAACGAACAATATCTATTTAAGCTTTAATACGCAATCAATTATTCTGAATTTCTTAAGTAGTTTGCCTCTTAACTACCTTCTCAATATGACATGActggtttttcaaattttccaagcacCTGATAGCAAATCTATGAGCTGAATTTGGACCTTTTCCTATATGAGTCAAAAAAGCACATCGTTCCCCATCATTAACTTTCTTCCAACAATTAAATCATTTAACAGTAAATATGTCTGATCCTGGCTTTCCGGATGGTTTACTTGGAAATAAATAGCAAGGGAAACAAAATGCAGTATTTTTCTCTGAATATTCAAGCCACGGATAACTTTTGAACCAATGAGACTGAAATCGACGAGAATGTTTTTTATCAGTCAGCAGATATTCAAGCATCAAAGGTTGATATGGCTCCAAATTAATGTATGCCCTTTgaatttcatcttgttgattaacAGGGTATTTCTAAATTTAAGGACGATTGCTTGAAGTTTAAACTTTGCCTTGAAACAATATTTGcaggatattttttaaatgtgtttctactaaaaatacttaaaaaaaaattgtatttttcagttaaaaagtaatttaaaaagtacCTTGAAAAGTATATTGTAACTAAAAACACACCGCGGAAGACCCGGGTATTTAGGGTTGGggcaaaaaccaataaaaaatcgGGCTGATACGGAATTTACAGCGTAATCCATTTATGAGAATAAAAGCCCAATTATTTAGAGCTTAAAGAAAACCCGTGTAGTGGCCTTTGATTGGTTGAATCCAACCTCCTCGGGCTTTTAATGCGAGGTTACTGTGGCAGGCTGGTAACCATTTTTCCATtacacattttaaaaattggatttttctatttttgtgtgAAAAATTGTCATTTTCACCCGAATTTATGTTATGTATTTGCAATCaatggttttaaattaattacgtAATACAAATACCAATCTTAAAATACcaattatagtatttaatttataagatttctaGGTATTGGATTCCTTCATATTCTGCACGCAACGAAGCCGTGACCATTACAGAACATCCATAATGACCTGCTTTGCCCTGTCCACGAATGGCACCAAAgctgtgattttaaaaaataaatcatttcttTCTGGATTTCTATGGGATCGTCTAGAACTAGCTGATCATAAGATCTTGTCATGGTCTAGAATTAGTTGATCGGGTCTGGTTAACTAAACATAGGAGAATGTAATTCCCATTTCGAAATCAGTCAAGATCGTTTCAGAATTCTGTGCCATTCTGAAATTTCTGTGTGATATATGAAACGCATTTAACGAAAATGTCCTTTTTTATAGCTATAGCGTTGTAGAAAATGCCTGCTGCGACTACATGACCGGGCTCAAGCGCATGGAAGACCGAGGTTCTTTCCTAATCATATCTTAAGACAGTCAGGTTTCGCCCAGATGAGGTGGTTTTGATTACACGATATCGATCAACTTCCATGGAAAATGACGTTGCAAATCCAATGCCAGGTAACTCATAACTGGGAGGTTTTCAGGATGTGAATTTTCCGACCTGCTTTTCTGCCAACATCTACTGTTTCTGGACCAGACTTGCTTGTGTTACATGTATCCTGGCTTCCTGCTCACTTCAAATCCTCTTTCTTACTTGCCACTAAACTACGATGAATGGAAAACAAGTTTCTCCTTGTGTTGCTCCTAAAACTTTGACTATTGCAATAACTTGTGTCATTACAGTTTAAGGTATACACATACAGAAAACTAGATCACATTTGGGGTGACGACGTCCTTATTATTCAATCCAAACCACAAGGAAATTGAATTAGCTTATCCTTCCAAATTCTTTTGAGCAGTCTTCCACCTTCCTGGCCTAAAACGAAGCTAAATAGAGGAGAACAGTCCGTTTTCAATACACTAGACATTCTGCCTCGGCAAATCATCTAGTTAGTGATTTCTCTCTAATATTCGGCGGCATTATCATCTCTTCTAGGCCTTGAAATCCCATCACATTAGATTCAGACAGCTGTTGATGTCAAACCTGCATAATTTTCCTTAAACTTCTGTCAAAACCTCCAACACGATTATGAAAGAGGGAAAACAAATAAGGAATCATAAAAGGTGAGGGTCATCTCTCAAGAGTTATTGTTCATATAGCTAAAGCTGCAGTTAGGGCCTTCCTACaaattagagattttttttttatctgactaCAGAATTAAGCAAACAGTGACATCTATTCCACAACAATCTTTAGACAAGCAACCATGAACTCAACATTTATATGGTACAAGCCGGGACACAACTGATAAATCACGCCCAAGCTTCTCCGCCTCTTCCCCTAGTATTTACAATTCCAATACCACGAGTCTTCTTAACTGGTTTACTCAACTGAAATACAGGGTGTATACATAGCCTCCTCACCCCTTTTCTAAAACTTAGCCAATCTCCACTATCATATTCACCTTTGCATCCACTGTCTAGGGTGCCCATTTCACGGAAAGGGGGGCTGCTACTTGAAACAGGCTTAAATTCCTCTTCTCCATCACCTTTCTTCTGAAATCTCCAATATTTTTCCTCAGTGTTGGATTCTAATCTATTCATAGTGGCAGACCTCAAAAACTTACCAGTGGAAGGTATCTCAGGTGCACCAGCGTTGAGTGATATTTTACAGAATTCTTTGCTGTTTAAGTTTGAATGACAGGCCGGTTCACTCTTGTCGCCTGGGGAATCTGAGCATGTCGAGGGCAACCTAAGCTTTGTACTGGATTCCTCTCTTTCCCGGAGTGTTTTTAAGATCAATGTCTTGAGCAAGTTCATTACTTGCACGGCATGAATCAATGCGGTCAAAGGATCAGCCATCTGCATCATAAGAATATTACATCTTAGatatataataactaaaaaatgttATGTATTTGCAAACAAAAGGGAATTTCCTTCGTTACAACCACAGCGTCAGCTTGTGAAACCCCATACATCTGTGAGTTCTATTTAAATGTGtataaaatcaattagaaatgATGATTGTTAGCTCTCGTCAATAGTCCGTTGTCCATATGCTAGGAGCTAATGGAACATATGGTCATCTTTTGTGATCATTCAAAAGAAGCAGTTGGCCCATccattttttcattcaaaatcatagaaattatttaatggaaaaataatatacaGCTTAACATGAGGGTAACTTTCCAACAACGACCAACTAGAACTAACTAATACAAATTCAACAAACCTGCGTCATGTTGGGTGCAAAAACCATAGCAATGTTGCGTGCATTCATCTTGTTATATTGTTCATGCTCCACGACATCTGCCATCAAATTGATTGCCCAATCAAGTAGTGCAGCTTCTGTCAGAGgaagttgcttcacaagttgaGTGCAGTCATCTTCGGTGTTGCAGTGCATTACCTGTTCTGGTGTGATAGAATCGAGCACCCCAGAGGGTAGTTCTCTAAACCATGCCTggatataacaaaaaaaatatatgcagcgTACAGTTCAGAAAGTGGGGGGGAAAGGGCAAAGTGACAATAATATAtgattaattatgaaataaagtGAAATGTCTAATATAATGGCAACCAGCGAAGAAAATATGTCAAGTGATAAAAGAGACACAGAGAATTTGATGACACAGAATCATATCCCCACAGCTGATTTACTGACCATTTTGTCAAACAATGTCAACATGTCATATGGCATACCTTTATTAAACCTGCCAAGCAATGGACTTCAATTCCACGAGGCACTACACCTTTGTTTAGCTGGTTTCTGACATACTCCTCCCGATCATTCTCAGCATTTATTCGGAAAATCCCTTCTGCCTTGGAAGCAAACACAGCAAAGAAAAGCCTCAATTTTGAACAGGAGTGACGAGTAGCAGTACcgatactagttttttttttttttaatatagaaatgGCAAGCAGCAGACTGAAGATAAATTTCCTTGGAAGCAAAGTAGGAACATAAACATACCTTAAGTCCTCCTTCTATATATAAACGCTTTTGCATCATTAGAAGAATAGTCGGCACACTGTTCCCTTTGTCATCATGAGAACATTGCATCGACTTGGCAGAAACTCCAAATACATTTGCACTGGAAAACAGAGGATCGATGTATCGTGTAAGCCAAGAAGATATCCACTGCTGACTAATCCAAGAAGCAGGACTAAACAATGATGCAAtggaatttaaaattcaaagaatCAGAACCAGTACTAGCAGATATCACATGTTTAATCAAAATCTTAAGTAATTGCTCCATTCCATCATCAAAATCAGCTCCGTTAAACCATTGTTCATATGACCAAAAACGAAATCACAACTAATCCACAAGGATCATACAACCAACAGTGCATATATTCATCCTACACCCCCACAAAACAATGCAAACTAAAAATTGTCTTTGCGTGTGCATATAAACTAGACCATCAGTGGGTATATGTTGACATTCACTGTATTCGGTCAAAGGGAGGAGGAAAAAGAAGTCTTTTACTTGCCATTTACTGTCCTCTACCTGAGTGAAAATATCGATGAATTCAGTTACTCTCAGAGCTGAACTAGTTGTTGAGAAAGATCCttatttgaaaaacatgatgataaatattaatttacatgTTCACAAGCCAGCCTTAAATCAGCGGTAATCTTTTCTTATAAAACAGGTCCATATCTCAACCAAGACATCCAATATAAATAACTCCATTACaacaggggaaaaaaagaaggctCTCCCTTATAACATCAACAGTCCAAGAAcaggtctttattttttaggatttcaTGCGATCTTGCTACTGCCGAAGCTTTGTAACAGTTGCTTATTTCATTAACCATGCTcaggcagaaaaaaaaaaaaaattcttatacaAGCTATATTGTTATTTGTATCATTTATAGCCTATATCCTATAGGCTATTACACTGTTACATCTCCTGAAATACTCACCAGGCACgggaaaaaaagttgaaaaaaaaaagaaaccaaatgatatattttctttgcaattaatattgaaataatttttatgcttTCTTAATTAATCACATCATgtactaattattttctttcataattcACCTCGTAGTTATTCCAAATAATGTTTCATAAGAAaaggaagtaaaaaaataaataaatttaaacctGGCGCTAGGGACCTTGCAAGGAACCTCAGGCTCAAACTCAGTAGGCAAACCAAGGAAACCATTAAACCTATCAAAAGTCACGTGAGACACGTGCCTAACTTCAGTAGGCCAGCTTATATCCATGGAAGAAACATCCTCTCTTTCCACGCTGCATGTCACCAACGACTTCCTTAACGCCGTTACCAAAACATCCAGAATTGCGAACTCTTTATTGCTATTTCCGTTTCGACCTCTCTCACTCCCTCCCGTTCCTTCTCTCGACCCAATAAACGGCGTTGATATCGGGTTTCCAGAAGCATCACTATAtaattcttcttcatcatcctcGTCCTCGTCCTCTTCTCCGTCTTCAGTGCCGTTTCGGTGAAAGAAGGGAGATGGAGGGGGGGCAGAGTTGGACTCGGTGAGTCCGACGAGTCCGCAAGATTTGGATCGGAAAAGCCGAGTCATTTTGgttgaatgtgtttttttttttttatttagaaaattaatggCGAGCTAGTGAGTGTGATATAATTGCGAGGAGTGTGGGAtggaatatattttattcatgaaaacaaTGGGGAAGGTCAAGACTTAATAATTAAGGGGGGGGAGGGTGTGGAAATgtggtattattattaataataatattaatggagTAATACGAAAGAAGGGATTTGGTGAGAAGAATGGAGGGGGTGGTAGAGAAGTTTGGTGGAGGAGGAGATGATGATATGGTTTTTGAGGTGGGGTGGGATGATAAAGACCCTTTGTATTTTGGTGAATGATCGAGCGAGCGAAAAGTGGAGGTGACAGTTAAGGCTGCATCTTGACACGGAATTAAGGAAGGGAGGAAGCAAGCAAATGAAGAAAGATAGTTGAAAAAGAGACGACTAGTAGCAGTAACAGTAGACAGGACAATGTATGCGTGTGAGTGTGTTTtcgttttttggattttattggtGATTCGTTAATAAAGTATGGCTAGGTTTTCGACATGTAAATTACAGAATAAGGAGACTGTCTAGCAAGTAGCTACAGACAGGAAGGAGGAAGACAGCAAATGAATGGCGAGATTCTGTACCATGGTACAccctctatttatttatttatttgccttACAGATCTctgctttcttttctcttcttttctttttgttgaggGATGATATTTTCGCTCTTGTGCGAACATAATAGTATCAAGATAAGAAATACACATCATTTTTGTAGGAGgaaaaacatttcttttatcGAGAGGTTTGATAGAATTTGACCGTACAATGCGACAGTTTTTCTTCGTTTTAACTGATAAAATCTGTTCATCATGATTTCTCTTTCATTTACTCAGCAAAACACAAACTAAGAAGTTACAAGAAAAGCAGGCGGTCAATTAGTTAAGATGGTAAAGATCGATCTGGATACGGGCTAGGTTTAGTTTTTCCGATGCTGACACGCCTAATCAAAGCAAAACTGGAAGAGTGCGCCATCTTGCAGGTGAGCATAGAAGAAGCACTTAAGAGGGGAGCATGGAATCTGGATTAATGGCTGGTTAAGAGTGAAGCTTTGATGATAGCATATACCTCAACTACTGTACAGCACACAAGTGACTATCATTATCCCTTTCGTATCcgtagatatatatatatatatatatattgatgcaGTAGTTTAACTAATCTTagttgattgtttattttaatgatgTGGTGAGATCGAAGCCTTGATCTGAATCTAAAAATATTGAGTTATAATTTTAAGGATTCCTAAAACATTTCTAATCTTCTTTGCCTTTTCCTTGCATATATAATATTGCAAATGGTGTTTGATTAGTTCAATTATCTGACGTTGTTTCGAGCGTGAATTAGGGAACGAGAAAATTTCTTCTGGCTGCGGAACTTTGCAAATTGCAGAACTTTTTATCAAACCCGTCAAGTTATAAATGGAAGGTATGTGGGTCTTACGAAATTCCTTGCTTTGGGAATGAGGATTTGGATCTAGTTAATGTCTGAAACTTGCTTGTGCTTCGCTGTTTTGTATATTGCTTGCCAATCCCCAAACTCCGGTCACATGGTCACATGGAGGTGTTCCTTTCGTGTTCCTTGTGGGCTCTCTCTTCTGTGCAGGGATAGCCTCAAATGTCACATTTAAGTTTCTGCTATGTGTGGACACTGGTCCTTATGGGCCCATTCATCAATTTCATTATCCACAACCCTTTCTCTCTTGTCATCTTTACTAGATACATAAAGTGCATTCCTCAAGTTATAATCAGCAccctgtttttttctctctctaattgATTCCTggaagcaaaaaataaatatttaaattatgattataactGGGCTGTAGCTCACCATCAATCCTTATCCAAAGCAAGGGCGACACGGAATATCGGGATATCATCTTTGCTTTATGGTGGtacatcaaaattcaaaaaactaaaaaaaaaagtactttgCTAAGCCGTCTGGGGTGGCCGGAAACTCCAGTCATTTAAGCTTCATCTCTAGCCTTTTGGGGGAAACGGCTGGaatatctctctcttttctccccttccctctctttctttttcttcattttcttgctTAATTTCCAGTGTAGGTTATCCATGTCTCGGCACACATCTCTaagcttttttttagtttccaaGACTATGCAGTATGCAAATTCATTGTTTTTAAGCAGAGCGAGCACCACATTTCTAAGTCAAAGACTGTTTCCTATATCTGGCAATCATCTTCTTTACCAAGCATAAGCATTACAGCCTTCACCAATTATATAACAATTCATTCTCCACAAACATCCGACATACCTGCAACTACAACAGACAAGATAAGCAGACGTgaccaatatatataaatattttggtCGCCATATCAGCCAGGGAAATCATTTCATACATGAGCCTTAATCACCTAATAATAATTCCAAGAACTGCCATCAACTATACAACAAATCATACAAGTTTGTAGACAAAAATACATAACATACAAATACACAATTCATATAATTTTCATTATACTTTCTCTTATTGCATATTATTTTCTCCTCCTGTGTGTATTTAATTAAGTATTGGAGTGTCTCCTTTACCCACAAAGGATTTATTTTGAACCACTCGGACTAATTACGGACAAAAACCTATATTTGTCACCACCTCATGACACAACCATGAAAAACCCAATTATCACGTGAAGTTTTTCATCACTTTACAAACCTGAAATCATATCAAattcctaaaaattaatttggcaAAGCATTAATTAGAAGTTATAAGTTCTAAAGATAATAAATGATAGTAAGCATGAAAAAATGTATCCTCTACACCAATTATTCAATTTGTatgaattattttcttacaacaTATATTCCTCGCTAGCTATCTTGCTCACCCCACCTgcgaaaaaaaacaaaaaaacaaaaacctactCCTAGTGACTAAGAATCGAGTTGACCTCGCcttgaacatgaaaaaaaaaggtgtattGTTTCTGCTAATTATAAAAGTGTAATTTTACTCGGGGAATCTTATTAATTACCTTGATAGATACGTATATATATTGGTACACTTACTTGACAATACTAAGAAACACTCGGTCCAAGAGAAGGTGTGACTTGTGAATGCATGTATTGTCATGTAAATGCAGCTGTCTTGCATTGCTAAAATCACAAGTGCTCGATGTTGATCTACCGCTGGTTCTACATGGTCCCAAAATGCGACTCCTTCTTGATGTGTCGTATTGGTGTTGCCCGCTACAGCTACAGTTCTGTCATGGCAGTATTATAAGTCACGAGAAAAAATCGAATGACGTCCAATAATACATAGCTCAACTCTGCCtgtaaatatgaaaaaacaaaaaacatcacATGTAATTCGAATCATGAATAACTCCAATTCCggccaaattatatatatatatatatatattacgatCGATGTTAATACATAGTTCCAGCAGTTGTCAGGTAGAGATCAGAACTCGGCAACGACGATGGCGTCTACCAGGCAATCCCCTATTGCATGCTTGGCCTGTCTTCCTTGGGGTTTTTTTCGGTGGAATCACTGCTATTAGTTTAATTAGCCACTACTCtaattttggtcttttaaaatGTTTCCAAATGTCTTCCTAGTCCAAAACATATTGTTCCATGTGAGACGATGCGGGCATCCTAAGACAATTGTACCACTTGTTTATTGCGCTTTTGACGAAGTAATGTTGGAGACCATGCATGGATTCAATAACGCAAGCCTCGACACTGAGAgaattgtatttatataaattgttctttttttgcACTTTGTCTGTTTGTAATAACCCTCCTAGCTATAATGCATATAGATAAATCACGTCCTTATCTCTATGTGCatgtatttgattttatatttaagaatatttttccttttttttttttttttgcttggctGCTGGGTCCGAATTTCCCTATGAGAGTCTCCAAATGGATGGGTAGTGGGATTTACTTTTCTTGCTAGCTTATGTTTACACGTCAATGATTTTCATTTGATGTGACAACGGAGatggatttgatttaatttaataaaagtgGTGAGATGTTTATAGACTTAAAACTCTTCCTAGTATACTGACCTTCTCTTTTTTGTATTGGTAGACTAATCATATCATAAACTAATCATATCATTAACTAATCAGATcgtaactttctttttttcggGCTTGGGCATTTTTGCATATCAGAGAAAAAGAATACTATCACGTCAATGTCGAAGGATTCCTGCCTAGTGAtggaagggattttttttttcacatcttcagttcaatttttttttatgtgaatgtcTGTTGTTTTCGTGatgttttatctatttattgGATTTATAAAGTGTTCGGTGGACCTGAAAATTAATTGTGATATGTGTAAGTTGGTTCGAACACACCAagttatcctaaaaaaaaaaaaagatttctccTATTTTTAGCTAAGTGTCAGTTTCTTGTAATTACTTGTTAATTTACACACAAATTAACGTGAACTGCAAGAAATCAAATGTTGTTGTCcaagatatatttatatattagataattaaCCAAGtaaccatgtatatatatatataaaagaacatgATAATCTTGTAATCAAACAAagatagcatatatatatatatatatatatatatatatatattaaacaaatatgtataaacttgtataaaaagttgaaaaatagcACAAACATAGTATgcatattaattaatcatgcattaaaaatatatttaaacaaaactAGTTTAGTGCACTTATTTTCTGAAGTTCTTAAAATATAACCTGAGAATTTTGTGTTTGTGTTGTtgctaattattaattatttgaccTTGAAGTTGTTTTATTGTTACTCATTTAATGAACCAAGGAACCCCTCTGTACGTAATGACTTGTTCTAACACTAAGAATGAGTAAATCCtacttttaatttgaaatttaaaatgcaCATACACTGACCGTTTCTTAAATAAATTTCCCAACAAATGCTGCTATTGAATAAAGACATGAAACAGATCATCGATCTAACTTCCATTACCAGAGCAATTAATAAATTCAGTGTCAGCGTGAACTAAACAAAACGTGGTAGATATACGAGGCCTTTTGTATTTGCCCTTTCGAGACATATATATAGTATGGTAGTTGCTGCAATAAACAGTATTTCAGCATCTTCAAAATATGCATGATTGAGTAATTATGATCGATGATGGGTGGTTATGGCTGATCCCAACACCCCACCAACTCTTTTTACCATCTAAAGCTTCCTGTTTTGGCTTGCTCTTAAAGCATCACAGGCCATGTTATTTGCCATTTCATGCAAAAGCCAAAAAGGAAACGCCGAAGGCGAAGGGGTCTGGTGCatatataaatatgatttttgcCATCTCTGAATGAATTCCTTTTAAGCTACTCAAAAAATCCGCAAATCCCCACATTCATGTAACTTAATCTCTTATGTAACGGCTTAACTAAACCACCAACCAAGAATAAGCATCTTAACTGATCCATGTTTGAGTCTCAAGACATTAGAAATCAAGAATTAAGGCAGCAAATGGGAGTTGATTTCCCAAATTTCCACTGAGATTTAAAGAAGACTTTGACTCGATCTCTCCAGAGATGGTGGTATTTCTATGTCTATGATGATCTGGGGTCGATACCTCCCATTGATTAAACCTTAAGATAATTGATGACAAATAATTGATTTCAAGTTTCAACGATTAGCGAAGTGGATTTGTTGGATTTTCAATTACTACAAGTAGACAATGGCGTTGGCACATTTGGGTGTCTTACGTGCATGCTACAGGTCAAATTAttacttaattttttccttCCGAAGTCGTGTTAAGATTGTTGCGCagctaaaacatttttaaaactatttcaGTATCGCAACCGGACTCCAATTGAAAAACTATAGctagatttcttttttaagtaaCTAAAACTGCCTGCTGAAAAGGTGCAAAAACtagaaatttaaaagataattgaTGGC is a window encoding:
- the LOC133682465 gene encoding rho GTPase-activating protein 3-like isoform X4; this translates as MTRLFRSKSCGLVGLTESNSAPPPSPFFHRNGTEDGEEDEDEDDEEELYSDASGNPISTPFIGSREGTGGSERGRNGNSNKEFAILDVLVTALRKSLVTCSVEREDVSSMDISWPTEVRHVSHVTFDRFNGFLGLPTEFEPEVPCKVPSASPASWISQQWISSWLTRYIDPLFSSANVFGVSAKSMQCSHDDKGNSVPTILLMMQKRLYIEGGLKAEGIFRINAENDREEYVRNQLNKGVVPRGIEVHCLAGLIKAWFRELPSGVLDSITPEQVMHCNTEDDCTQLVKQLPLTEAALLDWAINLMADVVEHEQYNKMNARNIAMVFAPNMTQMADPLTALIHAVQVMNLLKTLILKTLREREESSTKLRLPSTCSDSPGDKSEPACHSNLNSKEFCKISLNAGAPEIPSTGLTSTAV
- the LOC133682465 gene encoding rho GTPase-activating protein 3-like isoform X1, producing MTRLFRSKSCGLVGLTESNSAPPPSPFFHRNGTEDGEEDEDEDDEEELYSDASGNPISTPFIGSREGTGGSERGRNGNSNKEFAILDVLVTALRKSLVTCSVEREDVSSMDISWPTEVRHVSHVTFDRFNGFLGLPTEFEPEVPCKVPSASPASWISQQWISSWLTRYIDPLFSSANVFGVSAKSMQCSHDDKGNSVPTILLMMQKRLYIEGGLKAEGIFRINAENDREEYVRNQLNKGVVPRGIEVHCLAGLIKAWFRELPSGVLDSITPEQVMHCNTEDDCTQLVKQLPLTEAALLDWAINLMADVVEHEQYNKMNARNIAMVFAPNMTQMADPLTALIHAVQVMNLLKTLILKTLREREESSTKLRLPSTCSDSPGDKSEPACHSNLNSKEFCKISLNAGAPEIPSTGKFLRSATMNRLESNTEEKYWRFQKKGDGEEEFKPVSSSSPPFREMGTLDSGCKGEYDSGDWLSFRKGVRRLCIHPVFQLSKPVKKTRGIGIVNTRGRGGEAWA
- the LOC133682465 gene encoding rho GTPase-activating protein 3-like isoform X3 — translated: MTRLFRSKSCGLVGLTESNSAPPPSPFFHRNGTEDGEEDEDEDDEEELYSDASGNPISTPFIGSREGTGGSERGRNGNSNKEFAILDVLVTALRKSLVTCSVEREDVSSMDISWPTEVSANVFGVSAKSMQCSHDDKGNSVPTILLMMQKRLYIEGGLKAEGIFRINAENDREEYVRNQLNKGVVPRGIEVHCLAGLIKAWFRELPSGVLDSITPEQVMHCNTEDDCTQLVKQLPLTEAALLDWAINLMADVVEHEQYNKMNARNIAMVFAPNMTQMADPLTALIHAVQVMNLLKTLILKTLREREESSTKLRLPSTCSDSPGDKSEPACHSNLNSKEFCKISLNAGAPEIPSTGKFLRSATMNRLESNTEEKYWRFQKKGDGEEEFKPVSSSSPPFREMGTLDSGCKGEYDSGDWLSFRKGVRRLCIHPVFQLSKPVKKTRGIGIVNTRGRGGEAWA
- the LOC133682465 gene encoding rho GTPase-activating protein 3-like isoform X2; the encoded protein is MTRLFRSKSCGLVGLTESNSAPPPSPFFHRNGTEDGEEDEDEDDEEELYSDASGNPISTPFIGSREGTGGSERGRNGNSNKEFAILDVLVTALRKSLVTCSVEREDVSSMDISWPTEVRHVSHVTFDRFNGFLGLPTEFEPEVPCKVPSASANVFGVSAKSMQCSHDDKGNSVPTILLMMQKRLYIEGGLKAEGIFRINAENDREEYVRNQLNKGVVPRGIEVHCLAGLIKAWFRELPSGVLDSITPEQVMHCNTEDDCTQLVKQLPLTEAALLDWAINLMADVVEHEQYNKMNARNIAMVFAPNMTQMADPLTALIHAVQVMNLLKTLILKTLREREESSTKLRLPSTCSDSPGDKSEPACHSNLNSKEFCKISLNAGAPEIPSTGKFLRSATMNRLESNTEEKYWRFQKKGDGEEEFKPVSSSSPPFREMGTLDSGCKGEYDSGDWLSFRKGVRRLCIHPVFQLSKPVKKTRGIGIVNTRGRGGEAWA